AACTTTCAGCTAATTTTAAATAAAATAATTCTTGCTTGGGTTGCAGAGCGATCGCTTTTTGATAATAATCAATAGCTGGATTGATTTGATTCTGTTTACTCATTAAATTACCCAGCATCCAATAAATTAACCCGTAATTAGAATTAATTTCTAGTGCTTTTTGATAACACGAAAACGCCTGATTAAATCGTTCTTGCTGAAAATAAACACTTCCCAAATTAGCATAAGCTTCTAGGAAATTCGGTTGAATTTCTATTCCTTGGCTATAGGCCCAAATTGCCAAATCCAAACGAGATTGAGTATAAAACGCATTACCAACAACTAAATAAGCAGAGGATAATTGGGGTTGTAAACTCAGAGCTTGATTGAGACTATTAATTCCGTCCTCTTCCTTTCCGATTAAAATATAAGCTTCCGCCAATTTTTTATAAACTTCTGCCTCTTGGGAATCTATCTTTAAAGCTTGCTGAAATCTATTGATCGCAGCTTCTAAATTTCCCAATTCTTTAAGCTGAATTCCTTGTTTTAATAAGGCAGAAACGGAATCTAAACTCACAAGTTACTCTCCAATCAATAATTAAACACCCATTTTAATAATTATAGCAATCAGCAGGGAGCGTGTTTACAAAAACTTTCGTCTTCTTTGTGTCCTTGTGTCTTTGGGGTTAAATTAGGCTTTCTCCTTATAAACATAGCCACAAAAACTGCTATATATTCCCTAATTGCCCCAAACTCGGTAGACTAATCAGGGGGAGTTAAATTTAAAATTGCCCAGTGTCCAAAACAGTCCTTTATTCAGGATAAATTAGAATGAGTGAACAAGATCCCGTAACATTGATGAAACAGTACGTCGGGAAAGCGGCGGCGGATCGAGTACAATCGGGAATGATTGTTGGACTCGGAACAGGTTCGACAACAGCCTATGCCATTCAGTATATTGGAGAACGTCTAAAAAGTGGGGATATCAAAGATATTAAAGGTATTCCGACCTCGTTTCAAGCAACAGTATTAGCCAAAGAATATGGCATCCCCTTAACAACATTAGATGAAGTTGATAAAATAGATATTGCCATTGATGGCGCCGATGAAGTTGACCCGCAAAAGAATTTAATAAAAGGAGGTGGCGCTGCCCATACTCGTGAGAAAATTGTTGATAGTTTGGCGGATGTTTTTATTGTTGTCGTCGATAGTTCTAAATTAGTTGATCGACTCGGATCAACGTTTTTATTACCCGTTGAAGTCATTCCTATGGCCATGACTCCTGTAATGAAAGCGATCGAAAAATTAGGAGGAAAACCGACCCTGAGAATGGGGGTGAAAAAAGCTGGGCCAGTGGTGACAGATGAAGGAAATTTAGTCATTGATGTTAAATTTGATGCCCTGAAAAATCCCGCCGAATTAGAAAAAGAAATCAACAATATTCCTGGAGTTTTAGATAACGGTTTATTTGTGGGG
This DNA window, taken from Planktothrix serta PCC 8927, encodes the following:
- the rpiA gene encoding ribose-5-phosphate isomerase RpiA, whose product is MSEQDPVTLMKQYVGKAAADRVQSGMIVGLGTGSTTAYAIQYIGERLKSGDIKDIKGIPTSFQATVLAKEYGIPLTTLDEVDKIDIAIDGADEVDPQKNLIKGGGAAHTREKIVDSLADVFIVVVDSSKLVDRLGSTFLLPVEVIPMAMTPVMKAIEKLGGKPTLRMGVKKAGPVVTDEGNLVIDVKFDALKNPAELEKEINNIPGVLDNGLFVGVANIILVGEVIDGQAKVREIS